One segment of Octopus sinensis unplaced genomic scaffold, ASM634580v1 Contig16788, whole genome shotgun sequence DNA contains the following:
- the LOC115230921 gene encoding uncharacterized protein K02A2.6-like has product MKAPARLQRLLLRLQTYDYDIRFKPGKDLILADALSRLSSHDKQEMEGLSIKVHHIVNVTNTKLEQIREETSKDEELQLLTQMVIQGWPEKRHQVQPLIREYWAIHDDISVENGILMAGSPIIIPKSMQKEILDKIHQGQLGMEKCKLRAKSAVYWVGMYKDIEKRVSTCRICQKYRISQQKEEMISGDIPRRPWQTIGVDLFTEGQEWYLIMACYYSKFPFVRKVKDLTAKTITTVARGLLAEQGIPEQIICDNGTQFTSQEFRKLADEAEMLLDQYRKKSQLNRQNIVLIPLGDDFRYDKSNEWDLQYQNYKKLFDYMNSHPKMKVDVRTPLLSLELCLTISMQSTRSIKLHLGILPKHTFTVR; this is encoded by the exons ATGAAAGCACCAGCCAGACTGCAAAGATTACTGTTAAGGCTTCAAACATACGACTACGATATCAGGTTCAAGCCAGGAAAAGACCTGATATTGGCGGATGCTCTTTCCAGACTATCCTCACATGATAAACAGGAGATGGAAGGACTAAGCATAAAGGTCCACCACATTGTAAATGTGACAAACACAAAGCTGGAACAAATCAGAGAGGAGACCAGCAAAGATGAAGAACTTCAGCTCCTTAcacagatggtgattcagggGTGGCCAGAAAAGAGACATCAGGTGCAGCCCCTCATTCGTGAATATTGGGCCATCCATGATGATATATCAGTGGAGAATGGAATCCTGATGGCTGGATCCCCAATAATTATACCCAAGTCAATGCAAAAAGAGATTCTTGACAAGATCCACCAAGGGCAGCTGGGAATGGAGAAATGCAAGCTCCGAGCCAAGTCTGCAGTATATTGGGTAGgcatgtacaaagacatagaaaagagAGTTTCTACATGCCGCATCTGCCAAAAGTACAGAATCTCACaacaaaaggaggaaatgatATCCGGTGACATCCCAAGAAGGCCATGGCAAACTATTGGAGTAGATCTATTCACAGAGGGCCAAGAATGGTATTTAATAATGGCCTGCTACTACTCcaaatttccatttgtgagaaaagtgaaagacctGACAGCCAAAACAATCACTACAGTGGCTCGAGGACTCCTAGCAGAGCAAGGAATACCAGAGCAGATCATATGTGACAATGGAACCCAGTTCACATCACAAGAATTCAGAAAGCTAGCCGATGA GGCTGAAATGTTACTCGATCAGTACCGCAAGAAATCTCAGCTAAACCGACAGAACATTGTACTGATACCTCTGGGTGATGACTTTCGGTATGACAAGTCCAATGAATGGGACCTGCAGTATCAGAACTACAAGAAGCTGTTTGACTACATGAACTCCCATCCAAAAATGAAAGTTGATGTGAGGACTCCAct
- the LOC115230922 gene encoding uncharacterized protein K02A2.6-like, with amino-acid sequence MEKKEIITKVTRPTDWVNSIVIKEKPNGTLRICLDPRDLNKALKRKYHPIPTLEEITPSLAGSKIFSKLDASNGYWNIKIDKESSKLTTFNTPFGRYRFNRLPFGLKRELSQTPLKSKPSEILKILDKKEIRSFLGLIHYMGAFIPKLADHTANLRELNKDDVEFDWCASHTQDFKAIKKLISKETTLQYYDRRKPVTLQVDASMRGVGAALIQEGKPIAYASKALSPTETRYANIEMNSWQ; translated from the exons atggaaaaaaaggaaataatcacCAAAGTGACACGACCAACAGACTGGGTAAATTCAATTGTGATCAAGGAAAAACCCAATGGTACCCTACGGATATGCCTCGACCCAAGGGACTTGAACAAGGCATTAAAAAGGAAGTACCATCCAATTCCAACCCTTGAAGAAATCACACCATCATTGGCTGGATCCAAAATATTCAGCAAGCTGGATGCCAGTAATGGGTACTGGAATATAAAAATAGACAAAGAGTCATCCAAGCTCACTACCTTCAACACACCATTTGGCAGATATCGGTTCAACCGACTCCCATTTGGATTGAAG AGGGAGTTAAGCCAGACCCCGCTAAAGTCGAAGCCATCAGAGATATTAAAGATCCTAGACAAGAAGGAAATCAGGAGCTTCCTGGGACTCATCCACTACATGGGAGCCTTCATACCCAAGCTGGCCGATCACACTGCAAATCTCCGAGAACTAAACAAAGATGACGTAGAGTTTGATTGGTGTGCTTCACACACACAGGATTTCAAAGCAATCAAAAAGCTCATCAGTAAAGAGACAACTCTGCAATACTATGACAGACGCAAACCAGTAACACTCCAAGTCGATGCTTCTATGAGAGGAGTTGGTGCAGCACTGATACAGGAAGGCAAACCCATTGCATATGCCTCGAAAGCTCTCTCACCCACAGAGACAAGGTACGCAAATATTGAAATGAACTCCTGGCAGTAG